The Pontibacillus yanchengensis genome segment TGTTGTATTAAATAGCCGTTTTCGTCGTTAATAACGCTCTTACGCAACACAACATAATCGTTAAACCACCAATCTAATGCAAAATAACTCTTAGCGTACGTTTTCCGAGTTTTGCTGTCTGGACCCCAAAGACAGCAAGAAGTGCTTCCTGAATGGTTTAAGCAACAAAAAGAACAGGCTCAACGAGAAGATGAACATGATTCTAGCAACGTTTCCGAGAAGACAGCAGCCGAAATTGAAGCCAAGAAAGAAAAATAACGACAAGAGCTCCAAGCCATGGATGGGTAATGTCATCTTGAATTCGAGATACATGCAATGGCTTAGCTTTCCCATGCTCTCAAAAGGTTGATAGGACGGTCTTTTATAAAATCCTGAATAGGAGACGTGTACCCTTTTCCGAATTATTTATAGAGTAATGTTGGTATGGCAGGGATTTCGAATCCTTGCTAGGAAAAAGCTATTTTACATAATACATCTTTCGGAACTCATGGCGGGGATTTATGCAGAACCATACACGCGAGAAGAAGAATGAGCTGTGGAATACGTGTCTTATCAATGTGGGGAACGCGCTTTTGGGAGAGTATCAGAAAAATGCATAGTTTAAGTTACTTTTTTTACTATTTTTTCAAAAATAAAGGTTATCTATTATAGATGTTGAAGTAATAGTTTTAACCACATTTTGTAAAGGGAGATGAAATGAATGATAAAAAAATCAAAACCATTATCTTTGCTTTAACAGTGATGTTATTAATTCCTACCTCGACTTTCGCAAGTGGACCTCAATTGGGACCAGGAGAATGGGATACAATTTTGATAAGTGATTACACAGTATATGATTACCCAGCAGTAACAAAAACTCGTACAGTTCTTTCAGGTGGAGGAAATGTACGAGTTTGCTTAAGTGGTGTTAATAGTGGTAATAAAATTATTGCTGAATTAAGGTCAGATGATATTCTTGATAGAACAGTAACATATATAACTTTCACCGGTAATTATTGTTCAAGCAGTATTAACGTAGATAATTATAAAGATGGTTCTTATGCAGAACTTTATTTAAACATGCAAGGACAATATAGTTCTGACAAGGTGACCGTTCGTATAGATGATTAATATAAATATACAAAAAGCTAATCGATTTGACCGATTAGCTTTTTGTATTAACTACTACTTTAAAACTACCAATTTCATTTTCTTTTGCTAAACGATTAACTATTTCTTCTATATTTTGTCTAGTTGGCTCACCTCCATACTCTTTCTTTGAAATAAAAATGGTAGCTTTGGATAATTTTTTACCTTGTTCAAGAACCATCCCATTTATTGTTTTATACCCTTCTTCTTTTAAAGATGTTTTTAGTATTTCGGTAAAATCTATTTTTTTCGTTTCATCAGCAGTAGAATGTAAGTCGAATGGATGACCAGTTTTATCGGCATTTACGAATTCAGTAAAGTAATTAATGGATAATCCCCCCCCCAACGTTACAGAAACCACTATAATACAAATGACCAATTTTTTCACTCTATATCCTCCCTATAAACTGTATTGGTGCATGATGAGATTAAACAATTAACTTTTTATCTAGTGTATTTATCTCTTCTTCCAATATGATTGATTATTTCGAATGATTGCAAATATAGCCATTCATCGAGACGACCAAGAGAATCCTCATGTTACCATGAGAAACGTTGATGAGAATGGCTTCGGGAAAAAGAATCGTGACTGGAATCCTGCTTTCTCTAATGCTAAAGAAAATCAAAGAGGTTTTGTTTCTTCTAACGATAAGTGTCTTGATGTGCGGGAGGAATGGGCTAATTATGCAAATAATGCTTTAGAAAATGCTCAAGTCAGCGAACGTATTTCTCACCTTTCTCATGAAGAACGAGGTTTTGAAGAAGTGCCAACGGTTCATCTAGGGCATGAAGCTCATGCGATGGAAAAGCGTGGTGTAGATACAGAACGAGGAAATATCAATCGTGACCGCCAAGAATACAATAGGCATGTAGTGGATCTGCAAAAGTTTCGTGAACAGAAGCAAGAATTATATAAGAAAATAGAACCTAGGTAACAACGTTGGAAGAAACGAAGAAATATTCTAGGGAGTGTTTATATGGCTATTACAATTACTGTAAGGATTCAAAAAGGTGGCTGTGGAAGTCGACAACTACAGGAATTCTAGCTTATCTAGGGGGCTAG includes the following:
- a CDS encoding MobA/MobL family protein — its product is MIANIAIHRDDQENPHVTMRNVDENGFGKKNRDWNPAFSNAKENQRGFVSSNDKCLDVREEWANYANNALENAQVSERISHLSHEERGFEEVPTVHLGHEAHAMEKRGVDTERGNINRDRQEYNRHVVDLQKFREQKQELYKKIEPR